Proteins from a genomic interval of Eschrichtius robustus isolate mEscRob2 chromosome 18, mEscRob2.pri, whole genome shotgun sequence:
- the OLFM4 gene encoding olfactomedin-4 → MEKDTISYTELDFELIKIEVKEMEKLIKQLKVGFVGSSVIVDQLEVEIRNMTVLVEKLETLDKNNVLAIRRQILALKEKLKECEDSKVENLPAVPPPPAPGSCAHGGVVNISRPVMIQLNWRGFSYKSGAWGRDYSPQHPGKGLYWVAPLNTDGRYLEYYRLYNTLDDLLLYTHARENWIAYGQGGGTVVYKNNMYVNWYSSRNIAKINLTTNRVTLTQTLPDAAYDNRFSYANVGWQDIDLAVDENGLWVTYATEASTGNMVISKLNDTTLEVLNTWHTKQYKPSVTNTFMVCGVLYATRTLNTRTEEIFYYYDTNTGKEGKLNIVMQKMQENLQSINYHPFEQKLFVYNDGYLLNYDLVFQQIPQ, encoded by the exons ATGGAAAAAGATACCATTTCTTACACTGAACTGGACTTTGAGCTGATCAAGATAGAAgtgaaggagatggagaaactgatcAAACAGCTGAAGGTCGGTTTTGTTGGAAGCTCAGTGATCGTTGACCAGCTGGAAGTGGAG ATAAGGAATATGACTGTCCTGGTGGAGAAGCTTGAGACGCTAGACAAAAACAATGTCCTTGCCATTCGCCGACAAATCCTGGCTCTGAAGGAGAAACTCAAGGAATGTGAGGACTCTAAAGTCGAAAACCTTCCTGCCGTACCCCCTCCCCCTGCACCAG GGAGCTGTGCTCACGGCGGTGTGGTGAACATCAGCAGACCGGTTATGATTCAGCTCAACTGGAGAGGGTTTTCCTATAAGTCTGGCGCCTGGGGTCGGGATTACTCTCCTCAGCATCCAGGCAAAGGGCTGTACTGGGTGGCACCTTTGAATACTGATGGGAGATATTTGGAATATTACAGACTCTACAATACACTGGATGATTTGCTGTTGTACACACATGCCCGAGAGAACTGGATTGCCTATGGCCAAGGTGGTGGTACAGTAGTTTATAAGAATAACATGTATGTCAACTGGTACAGCTCCCGGAACATTGCCAAAATTAACCTGACCACCAACAGAGTTACTTTGACTCAAACTCTCCCTGATGCTGCCTATGATAACCGTTTTTCTTATGCTAATGTTGGTTGGCAAGATATCGACTTGGCTGTGGATGAGAATGGATTGTGGGTGACTTATGCAACTGAAGCCAGCACTGGTAACATGGTGATTAGCAAACTCAACGACACCACACTTGAGGTGCTAAACACTTGGCATACCAAGCAGTATAAACCATCTGTTACTAACACATTCATGGTGTGTGGGGTTCTGTATGCCACCCGTACTCTGAACACCAGAACAGAAGAGATTTTCTACTACTATGACACAAACACAGGGAAAGAGGGTAAACTTAACATTGTAATGCAGAAGATGCAGGAAAACCTACAGAGTATTAACTATCATCCTTTCGAGCAGAAACTTTTTGTCTATAATGATGGTTACCTTCTGAATTATGATCTTGTCTTCCAACAGATACCCCAGTAA